From one Humulus lupulus chromosome 8, drHumLupu1.1, whole genome shotgun sequence genomic stretch:
- the LOC133793782 gene encoding uncharacterized protein LOC133793782, translating to MKSLVTIGHAQLRAVDYKELIRVQNDQLVEAKSKLEQAEKTVAERDESLKKLSDESQKQAQNNASLTTQLEKQSLKIKELVRDNERLIGENEELKQEKELDLIRFEEASFDCFYKVWKLNKPLNLDCFSKEAQAEELARCKARAAEEAANPPALTPASSALSFRARGAADAEEGVDQPIRGARP from the exons atgaag tcacttgtcaccattggtcaTGCTCAGCTCCGGGCCGTAGACTACAAAGAGTTGATCAGAGTGCagaacgatcaactggtggaggccaaatccaagctggagcaagcagagaAAACTGTAGCTGAACGGGACGAGTCTCTTAAAAAGCTTTCTGACGAGAGCCAGAAGCAGGCTCAAAACAACGCCTccttgacaactcaattggagaagcaatccctcaagattaaagagttagttcgagacaatgagaggttaatcggcgagaacgaagagctgaagcaagaaaaagagcttgacttgattcgctttgaggaggccagtttcGACTGCTTTTACaaggtctggaagctgaacaagcctcttaatcttgattgtttctccaaggaggctcaggcagaggagcttgccagatgcaaagcaagggccgctgaagaagctgccaatcctcctgcactcacccccgcctcctctgctttatcattccgagcgagaggagcagctgATGCCGAGGAGGGAGTCGATCAACCCATTAGAGGAGCTCGCCCGTGA
- the LOC133797182 gene encoding receptor-like protein EIX2 gives MIMMMSRLTPHTVVLFLLLIYCSRVVNSGVGETKIRCNETERLALLRIKDHLYDEEDGDALSSWGKEEEKRECCEWIGIQCSSSSNSGHHHVIKLDLSPSTFDSFRRLRGNISSSLLDLKYLNHLDFSRISFGENPIPTFIGSLTKLRYLNLSFTGLGGEIPPQLGNLSSLEILDLSYSIHSLKVKTLNWVLHLSSLRQLDLSNTNMSSASDWVHVVNNLPRHLTNLILRDCDLPDIILPPSSSSSDNFNSSKVLRVLDLTLNPLSESIFQWLFKYNRSLVYLDLAFCELGGAIPNGFKNMASLTHLDLSSNRFDGIIPESFGNLISLSYLNLQFNQLKGFHPKSFMNMTALTYFDLSFNENLKGSIPEGFGNMIALTYLDLSWNQLESLNPKSFENMTALQYLDLNRNQLKGSIPESFGNMASLEYLDLSNNTLEGEIPKSIWKICKLRQLKAFDNSLSGELHFAESPSKECANFSLEYLNLKKNRIKGPLPNFTLYPSLTDLYLSSNQFSELSKSMGQLSQLKFLDLSENSINDVLSEAHFSRLFSLHSLDLSTNSDLVLKIASDWIPPFQLSYIHLGSCKLGPHFPKWIQTQNEYYELNISNSGISDSIPDWLWGFNRFLSLLDLSNNEIVGSYHDFKQGLNISLDHRLNYPDIDLSSNQLEGSIPSFLLQMAVSLNLFNNRFSHLDSLCNITESNHLIFLDVSYNQLSGELPDCWSQAQSLRILVLANNELSGKIPISIGFLSSINILHLGNNNLNSELPSSLKNCTELVIFDVGENKLLGPIPAWIGTSLTKLLILSARSNSFNGSIPSQLCHLVDLQQLDLSSNDISSQIPNCLGNITAMKEIGDQVVAIKYPYSATRGRAGVPLDFNRENLELVWKGAISEFKNVGLLKSIDLSSNKFIGEIPKDITKLVGLISLNLSRNNLSGHIPQEIGHLKSLDVLDLSKNYFSGQIPSSLSQVDRLNTLDFSSNNLSGEIPRSTQLQSRDAAAYMGNPQLCGVPLPIKCRSEKETTSDEVVENHDGDEFISKGFYISLALGTVVGF, from the coding sequence ATGATTATGATGATGAGCAGATTGACACCTCATACGGTCGTGCTTTTTCTGCTTTTGATTTACTGCTCGAGAGTAGTAAATTCAGGAGTTGGAGAGACAAAAATCAGATGCAATGAAACCGAGAGACTAGCGTTGCTAAGGATCAAAGACCATCTCTACGACGAAGAAGATGGGGACGCTCTTTCCTCTTggggaaaagaagaggagaaaagAGAGTGTTGTGAATGGATCGGAATTCagtgcagcagcagcagcaactcTGGTCATCATCATGTCATCAAACTCGATCTTTCTCCTTCAACTTTTGATAGTTTCCGCCGTCTAAGAGGTAATATCAGCTCTTCATTGCTCGACTTAAAGTACTTGAATCATCTGGACTTTAGCCGCATCAGCTTTGGTGAGAATCCCATCCCAACTTTCATTGGCAGCCTCACCAAATTAAGGTACCTCAATCTCTCTTTCACTGGTCTAGGTGGAGAAATTCCTCCTCAGCTTGGAAACCTTTCCAGCTTGGAGATTTTAGATCTTTCCTACTCTATTCACAGCTTAAAAGTGAAAACCCTGAATTGGGTTTTACATCTTTCTTCTTTAAGGCAACTTGATCTTAGTAACACTAACATGAGCTCAGCCAGTGATTGGGTGCATGTTGTCAATAACCTTCCTCGTCACTTGACAAATTTGATACTACGTGATTGTGATCTTCCCGATATAATTCTTCCTCCATCATCATCTAGTTCAGATAATTTTAACTCTTCAAAAGTTCTTAGAGTTCTTGATTTGACTTTAAATCCATTATCCGAGTCCATATTCCAATGGTTGTTCAAATATAATCGTAGCCTTGTTTATCTTGACCTCGCTTTTTGCGAGTTAGGAGGTGCCATTCCAAATGGTTTTAAAAATATGGCTTCACTTACACATCTTGATCTTAGTTCCAATAGGTTTGATGGAATCATTCCAGAATCTTTTGGGAATTTGATTTCCCTTTCATATCTTAATCTtcaatttaatcaattaaaagGTTTTCATCCGAAATCTTTCATGAACATGACAGCTCTTACATACTTTGATCTTAGCTTCAATGAGAACTTAAAAGGTTCCATTCCTGAAGGCTTTGGCAATATGATTGCCCTTACATATCTTGATCTTAGTTGGAATCAATTAGAGAGTCTTAATCCGAAATCTTTTGAGAATATGACTGCCCTTCAGTATCTTGATCTTAATCGAAATCAACTCAAAGGGTCCATTCCAGAAAGTTTCGGAAACATGGCTTCTCTTGAGTACCTTGATCTTAGTAATAATACTCTTGAAGGTGAAATTCCAAAATCCATTTGGAAAATATGCAAATTGCGGCAATTGAAAGCATTCGACAATAGCCTTAGCGGAGAGTTGCATTTTGCTGAATCACCCTCTAAGGAATGTGCCAATTTCTCCTTAGAGTATTTGAACTTGAAGAAAAATAGAATCAAGGGACCATTGCCTAATTTCACCTTATATCCCTCTTTGACTGACTTGTATCTTTCCTCAAATCAGTTTAGTGAACTATCCAAAAGCATGGGTCAATTATCACAATTGAAGTTTTTGGATCTTTCTGAAAACTCTATCAATGATGTCTTATCCGAAGCTCATTTTTCAAGGCTCTTCAGCTTACATTCGTTGGATTTATCAACTAACTCGGATCTTGTTTTGAAGATTGCTTCTGATTGGATTCCACCTTTTCAGTTGTCCTACATTCATCTTGGATCTTGCAAGCTGGGTCCTCATTTTCCAAAATGGATTCAAACTCAGAATGAGTATTATGAACTTAATATCTCAAATTCAGGAATTTCAGATTCTATTCCAGACTGGCTATGGGGTTTTAATCGATTCTTAAGTCTTCTCGATTTGTCTAACAATGAAATCGTGGGAAGTTATCATGATTTTAAGCAAGGACTCAATATTTCCTTGGACCACAGATTAAATTACCCTGATATAGATTTGAGTTCAAACCAGTTGGAAGGCTCAATACCAAGCTTTTTACTCCAAATGGCTGTTTCACTAAATCTTTTCAACAATCGATTCTCACATCTGGATTCGTTATGCAATATCACCGAGTCAAATCATTTGATCTTTCTTGATGTTTCATATAATCAATTGTCTGGTGAGTTGCCTGATTGTTGGTCACAAGCACAGTCCCTGCGAATTCTAGTTTTGGCAAATAATGAGCTATCTGGAAAGATTCCTATCTCCATTGGTTTCTTAAGTTCCATCAACATATTGCATTTGGGAAACAACAATTTGAATTCAGAATTGCCTTCATCATTGAAAAATTGTACAGAGCTGGTGATATTTGATGTTGGAGAGAACAAATTACTGGGGCCAATACCAGCATGGATAGGTACAAGCCTAACAAAGCTTCTTATTCTTAGTGCAAGATCTAATAGCTTCAATGGAAGTATACCTTCACAACTATGTCATTTAGTGGATCTTCAACAGCTGGACTTGTCCTCAAATGATATCTCTAGCCAAATTCCAAATTGTCTTGGTAATATCACAGCAATGAAAGAAATTGGAGACCAAGTTGTAGCAATAAAATATCCTTATTCTGCCACTCGTGGCCGTGCCGGTGTTCCACTCGATTTCAACCGTGAAAACTTAGAGTTGGTATGGAAAGGAGCAATCTCTGAGTTCAAAAATGTAGGACTTTTGAAGAGCATTGATTTGTCTAGCAACAAATTTATTGGGGAGATTCCTAAAGACATCACTAAACTTGTTGGACTGATTTCTTTAAACTTGTCAAGGAACAATCTTAGTGGACATATTCCCCAAGAGATTGGTCACTTAAAGTCCTTAGATGTTCTTGATCTATCAAAGAACTATTTTTCTGGCCAGATTCCTTCAAGTCTCTCTCAAGTGGATCGCCTTAACACATTGGACTTTTCGAGTAATAATTTGTCTGGTGAAATTCCAAGAAGCACTCAACTCCAATCCCGTGATGCAGCTGCATATATGGGAAATCCTCAACTTTGTGGAGTTCCACTTCCAATAAAGTGTCGGAGTGAAAAAGAGACAACTTCTGATGAAGTCGTGGAAAATCATGATGGAGATGAATTTATTAGCAAAGGATTTTACATAAGCTTAGCACTTGGAACTGTAgttggattttga
- the LOC133797183 gene encoding receptor-like protein EIX2 has protein sequence MDRYNTSLTKLLIFSARYNSFNGSIPLQLCHFVDLQLLDLSSNDLSNHIPNCLGNITAFKELDKYIRPMEDDIYAYFGKPIGFEHERLVLIWKGVLSKFYKILLLKSIDLSSNKLIGEIPRDITELVELISLNLSRNNLSGHIHQEIGHMKSLDVLDLSKNHFFGQIPPSLSQVDRLSTLDLSNNNLSGEIPKGTQLQSRDAAAYMGTPQLPLPIKCPNGKVPIASGEAMENHDDDDDDDDGFISKGFYISIALGIVVGFWGFCGTLIFNKSWRYAYFKLLNKAEDWIRIAAAVQKEKLLQMFRS, from the coding sequence ATGGATAGGTACAATACAAGCCTAACAAAGCTTCTCATTTTTAGTGCACGCTATAATAGCTTCAATGGAAGTATACCCTTACAACTATGTCACTTCGTGGATCTTCAATTATTGGACTTGTCTTCAAATGATTTGTCTAACCATATTCCAAACTGTCTTGGTAACATTACAGCTTTCAAGGAATTAGATAAATACATAAGACCAATGGAGGATGATATTTATGCTTATTTTGGCAAGCCAATTGGTTTTGAACATGAAAGGTTAGTCTTGATATGGAAAGGAGTACtctctaaattttataaaattctaCTTCTGAAGAGCATTGATTTGTCCAGCAATAAACTTATTGGGGAAATCCCAAGAGACATCACTGAACTTGTTGAACTGATTTCCTTAAACTTGTCAAGAAACAATCTAAGTGGGCATATCCACCAAGAGATTGGTCACATGAAGTCTTTGGATGTTCTTGATTTATCAAAGAACCATTTTTTCGGCCAGATTCCTCCAAGTCTCTCTCAAGTGGATCGACTCAGCACATTAGACTTGTCAAATAATAATTTGTCGGGTGAAATTCCAAAAGGCACTCAACTCCAATCCCGTGATGCAGCTGCATACATGGGAACTCCACAACTTCCACTTCCAATAAAATGTCCAAATGGAAAAGTACCAATTGCATCCGGTGAAGCTATGGAAAatcatgatgatgatgatgatgatgatgatgggttTATTAGCAAAGGATTTTACATAAGCATAGCACTTGGAATTGTagttggattttggggattttgtggGACTTTAATCTTCAACAAGTCTTGGAGATATGCATATTTCAAGCTGTTAAACAAAGCTGAAGACTGGATTCGTATAGCTGCAGCAGTTCAGAAGGAGAAGCTATTGCAGATGTTCAGAAGCTAA